The Magnolia sinica isolate HGM2019 unplaced genomic scaffold, MsV1 ctg213, whole genome shotgun sequence genome has a window encoding:
- the LOC131236094 gene encoding uncharacterized protein LOC131236094, which translates to MHHQSKRSHHPQCEGLRVFGDSQLIINQVNGDWKTKDERLIPYHVYLENLIEEFKEITFSYMSRVKNQFVEALATLASMLEIPKGVAEWELTVELQEEPAFCLQIDEAEPPSNDRPWYIDIKKYLEHQKYPEGSTLTDHCTIQRLAAQFVITGGILYKRSFNQVLLRCVDETEAFQCRSLETGCISATSKGLALTS; encoded by the exons atgcATCACCAGTCTAAAAGAAGCCATCACCCTCAATGTGAAGGTTTACGGGTCTTcggagactcacaactcatcatcaatcaggTAAATGGCGATTGGAAGACCAAGGATGAAAGGCTGATCCCGTATCACGTCTATCTGGAGAATTTAATTGAAGAATTCAAGgagatcacattctcttacatgTCCCGAGTCAAGAACCAATTTGTGGAAGCTTTGGCTACCCTCGCCTCAATGTTGGAAATACCAAAAGGAGTCGCGGAATGGGAACTCACCGTCGAACTCCAGGAGGAACCTGCATTTTGCCTACAGATCGATGAAGCTGAACCTCCCTCGAATGATCGGCCATGGTACATAGACATAAAGAAGTACCTCGAACACCAGAAGTACCCGGAAGGATCAACACTAACCGACCATTGCACTATCCAACGGTTAGCGGCACAATTCGTGATCACTGGGGGCATCCTttacaagcgatccttcaaccAAGTCCTTCTCCGTTGTGTGGATGAGACAGAAGCG TTCCAGTGCAGATCTCTTGAAACTGGTTGCATTTCGGCTACATCAAAAGGTCTGGCTCTCACTTCTTGA